From the Jilunia laotingensis genome, the window CGACTTTACCTTTCAGGTCGGTCAATTTACGGATATTGCCTTTCAAATCGCGCAAACTGATATCAATAAGCCCGGTCTCTACTATTTTTTCCTTAGGTATTTCAATGGTCTTTTTTACCGGAGTACGGGTATTCTTCATTCCTTTTATCACAATATTATATAAGTTTTTGGAACGAACCGCATGAGGATACGTATTATTAAGGCTCGTAGCCACCGCTGCAAAACATTTGATATCATCTTTATTGTTTAACGGATCAAAAATCAAATAATCATTCAATTTCTGGAACAGAGCAAAATACGCAGCAGCCGTATTGGGTTCGGCAAAAATATAATTGATCTTTACGTCATTCTTATAATCGTTGACCAATGCAGACAAGCTATCCTCAAAAACATCATTCCTTATTTTATTGGCCCGAGCCGCATTCAACAACTCATTGACATCTTGCTGCAATCTCGCCTGCTTCAAGCTTAATTCTTTTATTTTCCGACTATTCTCGGACCCTTCCACTATATAAGCCGTGGCAAATTCCGTATATGGCGCATTAATAGCAATTGTCTCAGTAGAATCCACTGAAAAATTGATGACTTTGTCTTCTATACGTAAACGATAAAATTCAGGTGATTCAGGACGGGCTTGTTTAAAGCCGAAAGAGCCTTTACCACTTAACTTCACCGAATCCAAAGGGATAATCCCTTCCAATCCTGAAGCCTCCAAATAAAGCATTTTTCCATCAGCATCGGCCACTTCTCCATTTACATTAAACTGAGGACCATTATTACAAGAACCCAAAGCCAAAGCAGCAAGTGCCACTAAAGTTATCTTTTTCATAAACTGTGCGTGTTATTTTCAAACTGCAAATATACTTCTTTTCAAGATTAGTCAAAGCATTTTGCCCTGTTCTTCACCCCTTTTATGAAAAAAAACCAAATAAGCAGTAACTTTTTATCTCATTTTCACGATATTAGAAGGATAAATGTGTATCTTTGCGGGAATTTTGAAAGAAAATATAGATAAAACAATTTTTATGATCAACCCAATTGTTAAGACGATCGAGCTGGGAGATGGCAGAACCATCACGCTCGAAACGGGAAAGTTGGCAAAACAGGCAGACGGTTCTGTAATGCTTCGCATGGGAAACACCATGTTACTTGCTACTGTTTGTGCCGCTAAAGATGCAGTTCCCGGAACAGATTTTATGCCACTTCAGGTAGAGTACAAAGAGAAATTTTCAGCATTCGGCCGTTTTCCCGGAGGTTTCACCAAAAGAGAAGGCAGAGCTTCTGACTATGAAATTCTTACTTGCCGTTTAGTCGACCGCGCGCTCCGCCCTTTATTCCCCGATAATTACCACGCAGAAGTATATGTAAACATCATCCTGTTTTCAGCCGATGGCGTTGATATGCCTGATGCTTTGGCAGGACTTGCCGCTTCAGCAGCACTTGCCGTTTCAGATATCCCTTTCAACGGACCGATCTCTGAAGTGCGTGTAGCACGTATTGATGGCCAGTTCGTCATCAACCCGACTTTCGATCAGCTTGAGAAGGCGGATATGGATCTCATGGTAGCCGCTACTTATGAAAACATCATGATGGTAGAGGGCGAAATGCACGAAGTATCCGAAGCCGAGTTGTTGGAAGCAATGAAAGTCGCCCACGAAGCCATCAAAGTTCATTGCAAGGCACAGATGGAGCTGACAGAAGAAGTCGGCAAAACCATAAAACGTGAATACTGTCATGAAGTAAATGACGAAGAGTTACGCAAAGCTGTTCGTGAAGCTTGCTATGATAAAGCATATGCTGTAGCTCAATCTGGAAACAAAAACAAACACGAACGTCAGGATGCTTTTGATGCCATACGCGAAGAATTCAAAGCTCAATTCAGCGAAGAAGAATTGGAAGAAAAGGCTTCATTGATCGATCGTTATTACCATGATGTGGAAAAAGAAGCAATGCGCCGTTGCATCCTTGATGAAGGTAAACGTCTCGACGGACGCAAGACCAATGAAATTCGTCCGATCTGGAGTGAAGTCGGTTATCTGCCAGGACCTCACGGTTCAGCTATCTTCACACGTGGTGAAACTCAGTCATTGAGTTCTGTTACGCTGGGAACCAAACTGGATGAAAAAATTATCGATGACGTTCTGACTCATGGAAAAGAACGCTTCTTATTGCACTATAACTTCCCTCCTTTCTCTACAGGTGAAGCTAAAGCACAACGTGGTGTTGGCCGTCGCGAGGTAGGTCACGGCCACTTGGCATGGCGTGCTTTGAAAGGAATGATACCTGCTGATTATCCGTACGTAGTACGCGTTGTATCAGATATCCTGGAGTCAAACGGCTCGTCTTCCATGGCTACTGTATGCGCTGGTACACTGGCACTGATGGATGCCGGAGTTAAAATTAAGAAACCGGTATCAGGTATCGCCATGGGGTTAATCAAAAATGCAGGTGAAGAAAAATATGCCGTGCTTTCTGATATTCTTGGCGATGAAGACCATTTGGGAGATATGGACTTTAAGGTAACAGGAACCAAAGACGGAATAACCGCCACACAGATGGACATCAAGGTAGACGGTCTGTCATACGAAATTCTGGAACGTGCATTGAACCAAGCGAAAGAAGGTCGTATGCACATTCTTGGTAAGATAACTGAAACCATTCAGGAACCACGTGCCGACTTGAAAGACCACGCTCCGCGCATTGAGACAATGGCTATACCGAAAGAATTTATCGGAGCAGTGATTGGCCCGGGTGGAAAAATCATTCAAGGAATGCAGGAAGAAACAGGCGCCACCATTACCATCGAAGAAATTGACAATATTGGCCGTATCGAAATATCCGGTACCAATAAAAAGAGTATCGAAGATGCCATGCGCTTAATTAAAGGAATCGTTGCTGTCCCGGAAATTGGCGAAGTATATAAAGGCAAAGTACGCTCTATTATGCCTTATGGGGCATTTGTTGAATTCCTGCCAGGTAAGGACGGATTACTTCACATCTCTGAAATTGACTGGAAACGATTGGAAACAGTTGAAGAGGCCGGTATCAAAGAGGGAGACGAAATTGAGGTAAAACTGTTGGATATCGATCCGAAGACAGGTAAATTCAAACTTTCAAGAAAAGTTTTATTACCCAAACCGGAAAAGAAATAAGAAACTACCATATTATTCATAAAAACAGCCGGATCATTTCATGTGATCCGGCTGTTTTTTTGCAATAAACTTGTTTATTTGAAAAAGAATGCGTTGCTTTGTTCAAAGAAAAGAAAAAGACCTTTAAAATCGATAATGATTCAAACGGACAAACTCAATACTATGGACACTTTCACCCGGTTCTTTCAAGAAAATCGGGATAAATTTCTGTCATTTACCAACTCATATGTTCGAAACAAAGCTGAGGCTGAAGACATATTGATGGAATCCATGATCACTCTATGGGAGAATCGAGAAAAATGGGAAGAAAATTCCAACATGCATGCATTACTGCTTACCATTATAAAAAACAGAGCGCTCAATCATCTCGCACATGAACAGGTACGTTTGCGTGCTGAAGATGAAATCAATACACATAAACAGCGAGAACTTGATCTTCGTATATCTACTTTGGAGGCTTGTGAACCGGATTCGATTTTTAACACAGAGATTCAGCATATTGTCCGCAAAGCACTTGGGAAAATGCCGGAACAAAGCAGACACATATTTATACTTAGCCGCTATCAGAATGCCCCCAACAAAATGATAGCCGAACAATTGGGAGTCTCTATAAAAAGCGTAGAATTTCATATCACAAAAGCACTGAAGATACTGCGTCTTGAACTAAAAGATTATCTAATTTCACTTTTCCTCTGAAAAAGTTTCATTTTTCGTTAGGGATGTTCTAAGGTATCCTGTTATATATATAGAAAGGGTTCAAAAGAATTCTTGCTAAAGAACGATAACAGATAAAATAAAACCTATGAACCAGGATCTATTATATAAATATTTTAAAGGAAATACCACAACCGAAGAGGAGAAACAGATTCTTGACTGGATAGATGCCGACAAAGAAAACAAAGAAACCTTCAGGAAAGAACGTATGCTTTATGATATCACTCTCTTCTCTGATGAGAAACAAACTGCTCCTAAAAATAAAAAAGCAAAAATCATATCCGTATTAAGGTGGAGTACTCAAATAGCTGCTATTATTATAATTGTGTTTAGCATTGGGATTCTCTTCAAAGATTACCAATATAATAAAACGGCTCAATTACAAACCATCGCAGTACCAGCCGGACAACGTGCCCAAATCACCTTAGCAGATGGAACAAAAGTCTGGCTGAACTCACAATCAACATTGATTTATACAAGTAATTTCGGCCGAAAAGAAAGAAATGTGAAATTGAATGGGGAAGCTTATTTTGAAGTGGCTAAAAACAAAGACATACCGTTTTTGGTAAATACAGAAACAAACCAAGTTCGAGTAGTCGGCACTCATTTCAATGTGTGTGCATACGATGGAAGTAATGAATTTGAAACGACTCTCGTAGAGGGTATTGTTGATATTTATGCCAAAGGAAATAAAAAGCCGCTCACCCGCTTGACTAAAAATGAATTCTTTGCCTCACACAATGGAAAATATCAAAAAAGCACGCTCACATCATTAGACTATCTACGATGGACCGAAGGATTGTACTGCTTCGATGACGCTCCTTTCAGCATAATCCTTTCCAAACTTGAAAAATATTACAATGTGAAAATTGCTGTTAATGATCCTGATATACTGAACTACCGTTGTACCGGAAAGTTTAAAGAACAGGATGGCATTGAACACATTTTACGTGTCATTCAGAAAGATCTTAGATTCACTTATTCCATCAATAGTGACAAAGACAGCATTACTATTAGAACAGGAAAAAGAGCTCAATAAAACCTTTAATTTAGTACGAACCTTTTAAAACCCAGATAGCACATGAAATAAAGAATAAGAAAACATTACTCCCTAAAAAAGAATCGGAAAGTACCCCCATACTTTCCGATTCGAAACAGTCAAAAATCGACCTTAATCAATTTATTAACTTAACACATTACAAAGATATGAGAAAAATTTCTTTGAAAGGGCATTTATGCCCAAAAAGTTTAGCATTCAAGCAAATATTACTTACTATGAAGATTACCGTTTTCCTTCTTTTGTTTGTAACTTTCCAAGTTTATTGTGGAAACAGCTACTCGCAAAGTGCAAAAATTAATATCGTACATTCTAACCTGAAAGTAAGCGAATTACTTTCCCAAATAGAATCACAAACCGATTATCTGTTCGTTTATAATAAGAAAAGCGTAGATACCGGACGCATAGTGGCAGTTAACGTCGGCAACAAACCTGTATCAGAAGTTTTGGATGAAGTATTCAAAGGTACAGGAATCAAATATGTGATGGAAGGACACAATATCGTGCTTACCAAAAATACCGAGGATATTGCATCCGTGCAACAAAACAGCATATCCATTAAGGGTATCGTCACCGACATGAACGGTGAACCGATCATTGGAGCGAACATTCTGGAAAAAGGAACAACGAACGGTACAATCACCGATTTAGACGGTAACTTTACCTTGTCTGTTCCTGCAGATGCCGTGTTGGCAATTACCTATGTAGGATATCAACCACAGAATATTCCGGTAAACGGACTAAAGAATTTCACAATAAAACTTGAAGAAGAGTCGTTGGCATTGGAAACGGTAGTCGTAACTGCAATGGGTATCAAGAAGAAAGAAGCGTCCCTGACTTATTCTACCCAGCAAGTAGGAGGAGATGAATTGACAAGAGCTAAAGATCCGAACATGATCAATGCTCTGGCAGGTAAGACAGCGGGTGTACAAATCACTAAAAGTTCCGCAGGTTTAGGTGGTTCTGCCAAAGTAGCCATTCGCGGTGCCCGTTCGGCCTTCGCTACCGGAAACAATCAACCTTTGTATGTCATTGATGGTGTACCAATGCTAAATAACAGTACAGAGTCCACCGCCACCGTAATGGGAGGAGAAAATAATGGAGTAAACCGTGATGCCGGTGACGGTATCTCCAACCTTAACCCCGAAGATATCGAAAGCATGAGTATTCTGAAAGGCGCATCTGCCGCTGCTCTCTACGGTACACAAGCAGCCAATGGCGTCATCCTTATTACTACCAAAAAAGGTAAAGCCGGTATGCAAAGAGTAACTTATTCCTCCAATCTCACTATTGATCAAGCCATCAGCCTTCCTGAGTTCCAAAATTCATACGGTCGATTGGAAAACGGTACGAGCAGTTGGGGCGAGAAAGCAAATCTGACAGATTACGATAACACAGGAAACTTCTTTGGAAACGGTGTTACAGCAATCAACTCGGTATCAATCATGAGTGGCAATGATAAGATGCAGACTTATTTTTCTTATGCTAACACCACAGCCAAAGGCATTATCGACTCAAATAAACTACAAAAACATAATCTCACTCTCCGTGAGACAGCTGCATTCTTCAATAACCGGTTAAAACTGGACGGAAATGCAAACCTCATGATGCAGACAATCAAAAACAGTCCGGCCACCGGAGGTTACTATTTGAATCCTTTAGTAAACATCTATGGTTTTCCGCGCGGTATGGACATGGCTCCATACAGAGACCAGTTCGAGACATATAATCTTGACCGTAACATGAATCTGCAAAACTGGTATATAGCAAATGAGAATGGCGACATCAGCGAATGGGATCAGAATCCTTATTGGTTAAAGAATCGCGTGACTAACAACAATAAACGCTATCGCGCTTTGGCTTCTTTATCTGCTAATTTAGAAGTTACCAAATGGTTTACCTTGCAGGCACGTGGCAATGTCGACTATGTGAATGACAAATTTGAAAATAAGATGTATGCTTCCACCTCTCCTAATATCGCAGGAACTTACGAAGGCAAAATGAACGGTCGGTATATATGGGCAAACGACCAACAATTATTACTTTATGGAGACATAATGGCTATGTTCAACAAAACATTCAATAAATTTTCAGTCAACGGTGCTGTCGGTACCAGCATCAATGTCAATACTGTCAATAAATTAATGATAGATTCAAAAACTGCGTCTTTATATCATCCGAATGTGTTTACGGTCTCCAACATAGTTACCACTTCAAAAGCCTCCATAAATCAAGATATCAACAAAAAAAGAACTATTCAATCCATATTTGCAACCGCTCAGTTAGGCTGGGATGACGCAATATACGTAGATATCACCGCACGTAACGACTGGTCATCGACTCTGGCATATACCAAAAGCAAAAACTCAGGATTCTTCTATCCCTCGGTAGGTCTAACCTGGATTCTATCTAAAAGTTTACGCATGCCGGACTGGATATCTTTCAGCAAGATACGTGGTTCATGGGCACAAGTAGGTAATGACCTTCCGATAGGTATTACAAATCCTGTAGACATTATACAGGCAGGCGGTGTAATACAAGTAAACGACACAGAACAACGTGGAGACTTAAAACCGGAAATCAGTAACTCAACCGAATTCGGAACGGAATGGAGATTCTTCAACAGTCGCTTGGGTATCGATTTTACATGGTACCAAACGGATACTAAAAACCAATTGCTAAGAATGCCTAATCCAGCAGGCTCCATCTATGCCTACCGTTATGTCAATGCCGGTAAAATCCGTAACAAAGGTATAGAACTGACTATCGATGCTACCCCACTGATGAATGATAATTTCCGTTGGAAAACTTCAGTAAACTTATCTCTCAACCGAAATAAGATAATTTCACTTCATCCGGATTACACACAGTTCAGTTATGGACAAGAAGGTTTCTCAATGGCTTACCAAATGCGTATCAAAGAAGGTGGAAAATTAGGTGATATTTATGGTAACGCTTTTGCCCGTAATGAGGATGGTTCTATTCAGGTCAATGAAAATGGTGCCCCGGTACAAACGACCGGAAACAATGATCTTTTGGGAAATACCAATCCGGATTATATGTTGGGTTGGAGCAACACCATCACATACAAAGGGTTTACGCTCTATTTCTTAATAGATGCTCGCATCGGTGGTGATGTAATGTCTCTCACACAAGCCGATCTCGATTCAAAAGGTGTGACCAAAGAAACAGCCGAAGCACGCGACCGTAAATACGCAGAATATCAAGGCCAGAGATTCGACAACGTTAAAGGCTTCTATGGTGCAGTAGGCGGACGAAACGGTATCTCCGAGTATTACATGTACGATGGCACCAATATCCGTTTGCGCGAATTATCGCTCGGATATTCATTTCCACAATCACTTTTGGAAAAAACCAAGGTATTCAAAGGAATCGACCTTTCATTTGTAGCCCGCAACCTGTTTTTCTTTTACAAAGATGCTCCGTTCGATCCAGATGCAACCATGTCGGTAGGCAACAACAACCAAGGAGTGGATGTGTTTGGCATGCCAACCACCCGCAACCTAGGTTTCAACGTTAAATTCACATTCTAACCATTTATTCACAGATTATCATGAAAAGATATAAATATATAGCAACGCTGTTTTTAGGAAGCTTGATAAGTTTCACCGGATGTACCGATAATTTCGAATCGGACAATGAGACCAAAGGTGCCTTCAATGATGAAGTCAAGGAATTTGACTATCAGAAGTATACAATGCCTTTTGAAATCATTCAATCGGGCATTTACTTCCAGTATAACTGGGGAGACGGGCTAAACTGGCCTTGGCAACTGACACAGGCTCTCCAGCATGATATGTTCTCAGGGTATTTCCATGATAAATTGTCTTCATTCAATAGCAAAAACTCTGTCTACAATATCAATACAGGATGGTCGAATGCAGCTTGGAACTATACATATAAATATATTTTCCCTACAGCATACAAATCAGAAATTAACAGCATCGGTTCCGATAAAACCATTCATTACTATGGTCTTACAAAAATATTGAAGGTAGAATTGATGCACCGTATATCCGACACCTACGGACCTATCGTATATAGCAAATTCGGTAGCAGTGACGACAATTCCGTTGACACGCAACAAGAAGCTTATACTCACTTTTTCGATGACCTTGATAAAGGTATAGACGCATTGGACACGTACTTAAAAAACGGAGGAAAAGACGATGCATTTAATTCAACCGATATGATGAATGCGGGAGGAATCAAAGGCTGGATCAAGTTTGCAAACTCCTTGCGGCTCCGTCTTGCCATGCGCATTTCGAATGTAGACAAGAAAAATGCCGAAATTCAAGCAAAAAAAGCGTTGGAAAACCCTTATGGTGTACTCGAAGCAGCAAAAGAAGTAATCCAGGTTTCCGGTCATGGTTACACCAATCCGTTGATCAGCGTTGCCGGATGGGGTGAAGTCTACATGGGAGCTTCAATGGCTTCCGTATTGAATGGATACGAAGATCCGCGCCGTGAAAAATGGTATAACAAAGCCACACTAAAAGGACATGAAGACGAATGGTTAGGCATTCCTCAAGGAGTATACATGCAGGATGGCGATCCTAACTACTATGAATCATATTCAGCGATGAAAGCTACCGGGGGCGAATCCACTCCAGCCATTCTGATGACCGCTGCCGAAACTTGGTTTCTCCGTGCTGAAGCTGCTTTACGCCACTTTACCAACGAAGACCCTAAAGAGTGTTACGAAACCGGTGTTAGAACTTCATTCGCACAATGGGGAGCCGGAGATGCAACCGATTATCTTGCCAGCAACAAAAAACCGTTGGATTATAAAGAGATGGTTCCTGCCAGCGGTGGAAAGGACATGAAAACATTAATCAGCATTTCTCCTAAATGGAATGCTTCAGCGGACAATGAAGGCAAGCTCGAACAAATTATTACTCAGAAATGGCTGGCATGTTGGCCTGAGAGTTATGAAGCATGGAGTGAACAACGTCGCACAGGTTATCCGAAATTGTTTAAAGTACAAACGAATAACAGTGCCGGTAAAATCGATACAGATGCTATGATCCGCCGCCTTCCATTCTCTACAGACGATGCAGATAAAGATCCTATACAATATAAATTCTTGTTGCAAGCACTTGGAGGTGCCGACAATGGTGGTACCCGTTTATGGTGGGATACCGGTAAAAACAATTTCTAAAATTTCAAAGGTATTAATGATTAAATGAATGGTGTTTTCTCCGTATTAGTTTATTTAAAGGAGGAAAGATTGGGAGGAGTAAAGTCGGGGGGCTTTACTCCTCTTCTTCTAAAGAGCGTTTAATCTTGAAATATCCCTTTATTCCAGAGATATTATTAATAAGCTCCTTTATTTCCGAAACATTATCTATTATTTCCTTCGTATCAACCATCAATTCATAGATATCACTCTCATCAAACTCAGAATAGAATTTTATAGGATTTTTCACTTCTCCATTTTCAACATCATCACCATCGAATATAGAAATTTCAACAGTTTTGTCTTTTGCAGCAATCATCACATCGTATCTTTTTAATATAACCGCCAACTCTATCAAGAAATTGGTTTCTTTCTTTGTCAGTATTTTAAACATAGTGATTAGGTATTGATTTAAGTACAAAGAAAATGATATTGGATGATATAAAGGCAGAAAAATGTTATTCATTTATTCAAAACTCAACCTGTTGAATATTCATTCGTCATGTTCTATCCTATTTATCCATTTTTTACGTATATTTGCTACGAAGGAAACTAATCATCCTCCAAATTGTTTGAAAATAAAACTAAAGAGATATGGAAACAGAAGAGAAAATCAACAGTAACGTACATCATGGACATAACATCAGACGTACACGAATTGAGAAAAACATGAACCAAGATATCCTTTCCGAAAAAGTAAGTATGTCTCAACCGACAGTCTCAAGATATGAAAGTATGAGAATTATCGAAGATGATATACTTGAAAGATTTGCCAAAGCACTGAATGTGCCGAAAGATTATCTGAAAACATTGGAAGAAGATGCTCCAAGCATAGTGTTTGAAAATAACAGTATTACTAATAATGGAGGTAATAATACTCAAGCAGGGCTTAATGACGAAATTTCTAATGACAACAGAATTACTAATAACCCCATTGACAAAATCACCGAACTATACGAACGCCTTCTTAAAGATAAAGATGATATGATTGCAGAACTTCAGCAACATATTGATTTTTTAGAAGGTAAAAATAACAAGCAATAAATAATCTGCCAAAGTTAATTCGATTATCTCAAATATGTAT encodes:
- the pnp gene encoding polyribonucleotide nucleotidyltransferase; its protein translation is MINPIVKTIELGDGRTITLETGKLAKQADGSVMLRMGNTMLLATVCAAKDAVPGTDFMPLQVEYKEKFSAFGRFPGGFTKREGRASDYEILTCRLVDRALRPLFPDNYHAEVYVNIILFSADGVDMPDALAGLAASAALAVSDIPFNGPISEVRVARIDGQFVINPTFDQLEKADMDLMVAATYENIMMVEGEMHEVSEAELLEAMKVAHEAIKVHCKAQMELTEEVGKTIKREYCHEVNDEELRKAVREACYDKAYAVAQSGNKNKHERQDAFDAIREEFKAQFSEEELEEKASLIDRYYHDVEKEAMRRCILDEGKRLDGRKTNEIRPIWSEVGYLPGPHGSAIFTRGETQSLSSVTLGTKLDEKIIDDVLTHGKERFLLHYNFPPFSTGEAKAQRGVGRREVGHGHLAWRALKGMIPADYPYVVRVVSDILESNGSSSMATVCAGTLALMDAGVKIKKPVSGIAMGLIKNAGEEKYAVLSDILGDEDHLGDMDFKVTGTKDGITATQMDIKVDGLSYEILERALNQAKEGRMHILGKITETIQEPRADLKDHAPRIETMAIPKEFIGAVIGPGGKIIQGMQEETGATITIEEIDNIGRIEISGTNKKSIEDAMRLIKGIVAVPEIGEVYKGKVRSIMPYGAFVEFLPGKDGLLHISEIDWKRLETVEEAGIKEGDEIEVKLLDIDPKTGKFKLSRKVLLPKPEKK
- a CDS encoding FecR family protein translates to MNQDLLYKYFKGNTTTEEEKQILDWIDADKENKETFRKERMLYDITLFSDEKQTAPKNKKAKIISVLRWSTQIAAIIIIVFSIGILFKDYQYNKTAQLQTIAVPAGQRAQITLADGTKVWLNSQSTLIYTSNFGRKERNVKLNGEAYFEVAKNKDIPFLVNTETNQVRVVGTHFNVCAYDGSNEFETTLVEGIVDIYAKGNKKPLTRLTKNEFFASHNGKYQKSTLTSLDYLRWTEGLYCFDDAPFSIILSKLEKYYNVKIAVNDPDILNYRCTGKFKEQDGIEHILRVIQKDLRFTYSINSDKDSITIRTGKRAQ
- a CDS encoding RNA polymerase sigma-70 factor, with the protein product MDTFTRFFQENRDKFLSFTNSYVRNKAEAEDILMESMITLWENREKWEENSNMHALLLTIIKNRALNHLAHEQVRLRAEDEINTHKQRELDLRISTLEACEPDSIFNTEIQHIVRKALGKMPEQSRHIFILSRYQNAPNKMIAEQLGVSIKSVEFHITKALKILRLELKDYLISLFL
- a CDS encoding SusD/RagB family nutrient-binding outer membrane lipoprotein — encoded protein: MKRYKYIATLFLGSLISFTGCTDNFESDNETKGAFNDEVKEFDYQKYTMPFEIIQSGIYFQYNWGDGLNWPWQLTQALQHDMFSGYFHDKLSSFNSKNSVYNINTGWSNAAWNYTYKYIFPTAYKSEINSIGSDKTIHYYGLTKILKVELMHRISDTYGPIVYSKFGSSDDNSVDTQQEAYTHFFDDLDKGIDALDTYLKNGGKDDAFNSTDMMNAGGIKGWIKFANSLRLRLAMRISNVDKKNAEIQAKKALENPYGVLEAAKEVIQVSGHGYTNPLISVAGWGEVYMGASMASVLNGYEDPRREKWYNKATLKGHEDEWLGIPQGVYMQDGDPNYYESYSAMKATGGESTPAILMTAAETWFLRAEAALRHFTNEDPKECYETGVRTSFAQWGAGDATDYLASNKKPLDYKEMVPASGGKDMKTLISISPKWNASADNEGKLEQIITQKWLACWPESYEAWSEQRRTGYPKLFKVQTNNSAGKIDTDAMIRRLPFSTDDADKDPIQYKFLLQALGGADNGGTRLWWDTGKNNF
- a CDS encoding TonB-dependent receptor; protein product: MRKISLKGHLCPKSLAFKQILLTMKITVFLLLFVTFQVYCGNSYSQSAKINIVHSNLKVSELLSQIESQTDYLFVYNKKSVDTGRIVAVNVGNKPVSEVLDEVFKGTGIKYVMEGHNIVLTKNTEDIASVQQNSISIKGIVTDMNGEPIIGANILEKGTTNGTITDLDGNFTLSVPADAVLAITYVGYQPQNIPVNGLKNFTIKLEEESLALETVVVTAMGIKKKEASLTYSTQQVGGDELTRAKDPNMINALAGKTAGVQITKSSAGLGGSAKVAIRGARSAFATGNNQPLYVIDGVPMLNNSTESTATVMGGENNGVNRDAGDGISNLNPEDIESMSILKGASAAALYGTQAANGVILITTKKGKAGMQRVTYSSNLTIDQAISLPEFQNSYGRLENGTSSWGEKANLTDYDNTGNFFGNGVTAINSVSIMSGNDKMQTYFSYANTTAKGIIDSNKLQKHNLTLRETAAFFNNRLKLDGNANLMMQTIKNSPATGGYYLNPLVNIYGFPRGMDMAPYRDQFETYNLDRNMNLQNWYIANENGDISEWDQNPYWLKNRVTNNNKRYRALASLSANLEVTKWFTLQARGNVDYVNDKFENKMYASTSPNIAGTYEGKMNGRYIWANDQQLLLYGDIMAMFNKTFNKFSVNGAVGTSINVNTVNKLMIDSKTASLYHPNVFTVSNIVTTSKASINQDINKKRTIQSIFATAQLGWDDAIYVDITARNDWSSTLAYTKSKNSGFFYPSVGLTWILSKSLRMPDWISFSKIRGSWAQVGNDLPIGITNPVDIIQAGGVIQVNDTEQRGDLKPEISNSTEFGTEWRFFNSRLGIDFTWYQTDTKNQLLRMPNPAGSIYAYRYVNAGKIRNKGIELTIDATPLMNDNFRWKTSVNLSLNRNKIISLHPDYTQFSYGQEGFSMAYQMRIKEGGKLGDIYGNAFARNEDGSIQVNENGAPVQTTGNNDLLGNTNPDYMLGWSNTITYKGFTLYFLIDARIGGDVMSLTQADLDSKGVTKETAEARDRKYAEYQGQRFDNVKGFYGAVGGRNGISEYYMYDGTNIRLRELSLGYSFPQSLLEKTKVFKGIDLSFVARNLFFFYKDAPFDPDATMSVGNNNQGVDVFGMPTTRNLGFNVKFTF
- a CDS encoding thioredoxin-like domain-containing protein, which gives rise to MKKITLVALAALALGSCNNGPQFNVNGEVADADGKMLYLEASGLEGIIPLDSVKLSGKGSFGFKQARPESPEFYRLRIEDKVINFSVDSTETIAINAPYTEFATAYIVEGSENSRKIKELSLKQARLQQDVNELLNAARANKIRNDVFEDSLSALVNDYKNDVKINYIFAEPNTAAAYFALFQKLNDYLIFDPLNNKDDIKCFAAVATSLNNTYPHAVRSKNLYNIVIKGMKNTRTPVKKTIEIPKEKIVETGLIDISLRDLKGNIRKLTDLKGKVVLLDFSVYQTQTGAPHNLMLRDLYNKYASQGFEIYQVSLDADEHFWKTSADNLPWICVRDGNGVYSTNAAVYNVRQLPAYFLINRKNELSGRGEDIKDLDSAIKELL
- a CDS encoding helix-turn-helix domain-containing protein, translating into METEEKINSNVHHGHNIRRTRIEKNMNQDILSEKVSMSQPTVSRYESMRIIEDDILERFAKALNVPKDYLKTLEEDAPSIVFENNSITNNGGNNTQAGLNDEISNDNRITNNPIDKITELYERLLKDKDDMIAELQQHIDFLEGKNNKQ